One Glycine max cultivar Williams 82 chromosome 1, Glycine_max_v4.0, whole genome shotgun sequence genomic window, TGACAATGGTGATGACAATGACGGTGGTAGTGATGGCAGGCTGTGGTGGTGGTGGGGATTACAAAGTTGGTATTGGTGGTAGTAGTGGTAGGGGTAGTGGTTGTGGTAGGGGTAGTAGAAATGTCAGTGGCAATGATGGTGGTAGTGACGACAGCTAGAGGCAACAGTGTGGTGGTGGTAGTGGTAGTGGTTGCGACGGTGTTTACGGTGGTGGTGGCAGAGGTGGTATTGGTggtgatgatgacaatgatgattGCAGTTATGTAGGTGATATTGATAGTGGTGGTGACAGTAATAGGAGCATTGGCGATAACGATGATGGTAGTGTTAGTAGTAGTGGTGGTAGTAAAAAGTATCATTGTCAATATATgtttttctataattaaattaaattcgcAAAACcttatttctttgttttgaaattgAGTGCAAAAGTATTTTGAATATGATTTAAAAGCCATTTTAACTCCATTTTTGTAAAACacgttttgttttaaaaattatatttaaaaactgaaaaccaAAAACTCACAATCACCCTAAATGAGCCCTATGAGATTGATCTTGACAAGTTCAAGCTTTAGAAATTAAACCGAAAAAGTTCAAATTATCTTTTGAGTCGTCCTTATCTAGTctactatatattttatattctttttaaaaaaatataacttttttaaacaattgtatattaataataagatttgtttttggttttataGATAATATTTGTGAACATGAtatagtatttaaattttattattttttaactatatatacataatattaaaattgattaatttttttaacaaagttgATATGCTCTtgaaccatatttttttttgggtgacaGCTCATGAACCATCTATTATTGGATCTTGATAGGTTGactttaagtttaaataaattctatcaaaatttaaaatcaactaAGAATAAAGATAAATTCAACCAACTCATAACACGTACTCTATACTCTTCGTAATTGATCCACATACGATAGTCGCTAGCTAGTTACATGACCCCGAAGTACTCCTTCTCCGACGATGCCTCTGCCAGGGCCAACTTGAACCATCGCTGCCAGGGCCAGCTTGAACCGCTGTCGCCAGAGGGGTTCATGTTAGGATTGGGAGCGAggctttgaaatttgaaaataatagtgTTTGAGTGCGACTGTAGGGATAGTGTTGTTAGACATGAAATTTACAGCGCGTTTTCTCTATATGGTGTATTAAATCATTATAATGGACATTAGAATGCGCTCACTCAAAGAAACGGTGTATATCACCTCTATGTTTTATATAAATAGCGTTTTATACACAAGGGTTATCTAATATGcgctatatataacaaaattttggcATAGTGTGTAAGAAAAaagctaaattataattttattcctcaaattaaaatatttggttCCTCTAATTTTACAAATGAATGATTTTAGTCTTCCTAATCTTCCACCGCATTGTGTCCCACCGATGAGCTTGTCTACTTTGTGTTCCACTgaccaataattttttattaattttttttaataattaatagttttaattaatttataattaacttaataactaACAATATTAGTtaatagttaattataaattaattaaaaactaataattattaaaaagattTAATAAAAGATTATTGGCTAGTGTGGTGGAAGATTAAGGGGACCAAAATCTTCAATTTGTAAAATTAGAAGgattaaatattacaattaaaaaccaATGAGACCGAAATTATGAATTTGGAAAGTTATAGGAGAATTGAAATTGCAATTTAACCtatgaaaaattagaaaagtaaTATTGATAAACATCGATTAGATTATCCTACTCTGTCTAATGCCTATAGAGTTCTATGGAaacttaatttcttaatttcgATGGACATGGGAACTAAAGTTAAAAGGGTGTTGTGGTGATATTTGCAACGTATCTGTTTCATTTTCAAGTAAACCTTTTTTCAACAGGATCACAATGCAACATCCAGAATTTGATACAGTTTATTATGTTGCATCAGGTATTATTGTTACGCAATTTTTTATCTAGGTGCTTATGTTTTTATATCAAGCGTTTCATGGAAgtaacattctgattttgaagaCTCAGCTGGTGATTGTAGAAGCTATATGTGGTGAGGCAATAAACATGTGGTGGCCCCTCAAGGATGTATCTTTTGATCATATGTTATTTGGCTAGGAGGtttgcttatttttttatctttggcgTAGCTGTTTATAACTCTGAGGCATGCTTTTCGGCCAATTTTGGTGTTGTAATCTTTTACAGGACGTACTACTTGCACCAGTTCTGGAAGTTCTTCATAATATGATTTCCTTtggcttttcaaaaaaaaaaaaaagttaaagggaCTACGCTGTCAATTGGTTAATGAAATCCAGGGGAAGTCACGTGTGTAACAACAATTGTATGAGTATGTAGTTTGAATGGTGTTTTTTTAAGGTATCATGCGAAAGAAACATACTTCAACTGTCAGGGGAACAAGATACAGGCATTTCTGGCTTTgttctatatttttcttctctgttGTAGCTTGGTGATCTTTAATTGATTCTGTTTAATTACGTAAAAGGGTTGAGTACTCCTTGTAATATATCTACTTTATTTggctgttaaaaaaaattaataaatttgatgaTCCTACTTCACACGGTGCATGAACCGAGTAGAATAATTAAGATAAGTTTTCCATCATTATTTATCATACTTTCTTTATTCCCAGTCAAACAAATTGAATTAGGAATTCACATCGTCAAAAgtaatagtaaataaatatatgatcaaatcttcctttcatttattttaaaatttgtaaggtATGAGTGAATTGGTGCATTTTTCACTTAGCATTGGGGCAAATCAGCTGGTGGCGGAGGCAGCACCCATGGTTCAGGTCCATTTTCAACCTCGAAAGCCATGGCTAACCCCCATGGCAAATGAGTCTCCAAGTGGCAGTGCACTAGCCATATACCTGCACATagcatatttaaaattaatttcaaaatttggcCATAGTTAAGTTTAGGCAAATTGATCAAAGCTGATttcttttagaaatttattttcaaaagggaTTTGTTTCGAAACTTTTTTGGGAGGAGATCTATTTTTGGAGGGAACTCACCAGTAGAGTTGGCGAGTTGGACACGTGGCAGTAGTTGAGGGAACTCGTTAGTGGAGATGACGAGACACGGTCCACGTAGCGAGTTCCGTCATTCGTAATGAcggaatgttttttttacagaaaatttttttgaatttgaaacagGTATAACTTTTGATAGGAATGCTcgtttgaggcccataatatgttaaaatgttcgaaattgaatgaaaaatccCCCTGAAAAATTCCCAAAGGGGATTTGGTCGACTCATTTTCCCCAAAAATGCTAAGTAGCTCAAAAATAggattctttattaaaaaaatgggtggttgaattttttggaaaaatgagtTGACCAAATCTCCTTtgagaattttccaaggattcTTCttaattcaatttcgagcattttgacatattatggaCCTCAAACGGACATTTCTATCAAATGTTATATCCGTTTTAAGTTCAAAAAATTTTTCCGTAAAAAATCATTTCGTCACTACGAATGACGGAACCCGCCACGTGGACCGTGTCTCGCCATCTCCATTGACGAGTTCCCCCAGCTGCTGCCACGTATCCAACTCGCCAACTCGATTAACGAGTTCTCTCCAAAAACAGATCCCTCTGAAAAAAGTCCCTTTGagaataagtttttaaaaagaacttgctttggttaatttgtcattaagtttaacttaaattatgttacccaaaaaaaaaaaatcaattaattaaccAATGATACCAACCTGGATTATTTGCTTGGAATCTAATAACGGCCCATCCTCCTACCGGCACCGAAATCGTGTTACGTATTTGAGGGTTATCAAGATTAAACTTTGATTCATCCACGTTGGAATCATAATTTCCAAACCCTTGTGCTAAAACATGGAAATTGAAGCTGTGAAGGTGAATTGGATGGTTCTCCCTTGCAAGTATAGCCGTATTCTGAAGAACAACTTGCACTGTTGAATTGAACGTCAAAGGCTTCACCTTGGTTGATTTAGGTGCAAACGCTATGTCTGTACCATTGGTCTCTAACGTTGGATCGGTGTAGTTAAACACAAATGGAGGATTATCTGGAAAATCTCTAGTGTACACCCCGCTAACATTTCGAAAAAAAGCTTCCATCATCGAGAGCCCTTTAGGCAAAACAAATGACTCGTTATTCATACTTGCGGAGAGTCGAAAATTTCTTCCACCACACCCCTCTGGATCTAGTTCGGGACAATGGTCTAACCCAATTCCAAAAGTTATCAACATATGTTGATCCACATTAAGTGGTACTGGGACCCAGTGAGGTCCACCAGCCAACCCAGTGATGTTGGTGTAGAACTTGTGGGCAGTGGGTGTGTCAGTTTGGGCTGGGAGGTCCGGCATGACAGGTGATGCTGATGTGGCATTCTCATAAATGACCACGCCTCGGGTTATGTTATTGTTGATTGAAACGCCTGGGGCGGAATGATATGGAGTGAAGGCCATGTAATAAGAACCCAAAGTTTGGTTTGTGGTTATGATTGCATCCACGGTTTGGCCTGGGGCAAGGATTATAACATCGGTGTTGTAGGGTTGAGTGTAGGAAGCATCGATGGCTACCACTGTGAATGTGTGGTTGGCTATCTTAAAAAAGTGTTGTGCATTGAGTGCAGCGTTGATAATGCGCAACAGGTAGGTTTCTCCATGTTTCACTTGGAGTTGGTATGTCTCTGAAATAATGTCCAAGTTAAAATGTGAAACAACCATATATAAGGGAATCAAATGTATGACAAACTTATCTACAATTTTATAGGTACTACTATTTGTctatttttggttaaaattgaaGGTTTAACTCGATAACTCACAAGATAAAAGTTTGTATTAAAGGATTATACAAATTATCAAagtgaaatttcattttaattggaGAACAAAGCAAACAACACCTGTAAAATTTACATGCTTAGCTTAGTTAAGCATGTTTTTTTAACCTTAGTGACAAAATGTTagctttaatatatttttttatctataaaataataatttaattaaaatgttctgATAATTATAGATTTTCATGCAtagtaagtttattaatttttataatagttatgattttttgttggttgaaaatgtaataaaatttatataaaacatatataaaaactaaattctaaaaataattaaataagtcatttttatttaaatgtttataaattaattcatatttaatttttaaaaatattaaaataatattatttgttaatttgaaattacttaaatatttttattaaatataggctaaaacaaataatcatttttttatagaaattaaaacaaaaccaTCAACATTTTTCTAAACGAAAAATACATCCaaacttcaaaaatatttttaacatatcttttctaatatatttattattcagtaaaaattacgtaaatttcatataaaaataggTTAATTTGGAAAAGGATACATGGAGTTGGATAAGAAGGATTTTATATTGTTGAGTATACAGAAATCTTCTAATGTTCAACggtcattgaaattaaaaaggtaaaattatatttttggttcttttagttgtctttaaatttgattttagtttctttttaaatttatttacgattTTAATCCTCCAATTATGTAAAATCCTATAAATGTGATTCCCAAACTCAAATTTGAATATTGACGGTCACAAATAAACGTTGACGGTCACGTGTCACGTTCTGAtatgaatagaaaaaatattgaaactatTTTTTGGGTGGACTTTTTCATGTCCAATCAAAACATGATTGTCAACTTTTCTTTGTGACAGTTAATCTGAATTTGGGGATCACATGTACAGAATTTTGACATAACTGAAAGACAaaattcgtaaataaatttaaaaggagactaaaatcaaaattagagaTAACTAAGAagtctaaaaatataattttgcctATTAAAAAAGCATCCAATCTCTTGTGGGATCCACCTAATTCGGTTTGTTGGGGAGACGCACAACTAAAGTGTTGtatatttttctctcctaaTGCTTTCAGTTAATAGAGAGGCACCAGACTTAGTTTGTTGTGggataattaaaattagaaaaaacaaaCTAGATCTTTGAGTgttgaaatatctttaaaaaaatctttaaatatataaaataaacttcaTTAGAAGGATTTTATATTGTTGAGTATACGGAAATTCTCTCGTGTTAGACACGGTCGGTTTGTTAGTGTGAGATAATTAAAAttcgaaagaaagaaaaaaatagatctTCAAgtgttgaaaatatttaaatatataaaataaaataaacttcatTTCCTAATTACATTAAAAGCTGATACCGTTAAAGTGTTGACTTACGATTTTGGGAGCAATTGTAAGTATCTCCAGGCAAGCCATTAATTGTGTAAGCATCTGACAAATTTGGACCAATACCGGTTTCAATTGCGTTGTTCTCCACATCAACAACATTACCATTCCACCATTCCCCTGCAATTAATTATCATATGTATTTTAATCACCACTCTTAATAGACATAATAGAATCATAAAACTGTATCAATATATTGTAAAGTAATTAGTTTATTTCATAATATTGTAATCTTTAGAATtaggtaattattatttttcaaataaaaggtGTTGAATTCAAGCACAAGGCAAATAAACCTGCACATTAAATCATTATGGACTTTTGTTcgaaaaatcatgttaattaaaattagttcttttttttaaggcaaa contains:
- the LOC100814779 gene encoding laccase-7 isoform X1 codes for the protein MKRLVFSLAWAFALLLACSLVSGAVVEHTFNIGNLTVSRLCNEEVITTVNGSLPGPTIYVEEGDTLVVHANNNSPYNITLHWHGIFQILTAWADGPESVTQCPIRPGGKYTYRFNITGQEGTLWWHSHSSFLRATVYGALIIRPRRGNSHPFPSVYQEVPILLGEWWNGNVVDVENNAIETGIGPNLSDAYTINGLPGDTYNCSQNQTYQLQVKHGETYLLRIINAALNAQHFFKIANHTFTVVAIDASYTQPYNTDVIILAPGQTVDAIITTNQTLGSYYMAFTPYHSAPGVSINNNITRGVVIYENATSASPVMPDLPAQTDTPTAHKFYTNITGLAGGPHWVPVPLNVDQHMLITFGIGLDHCPELDPEGCGGRNFRLSASMNNESFVLPKGLSMMEAFFRNVSGVYTRDFPDNPPFVFNYTDPTLETNGTDIAFAPKSTKVKPLTFNSTVQVVLQNTAILARENHPIHLHSFNFHVLAQGFGNYDSNVDESKFNLDNPQIRNTISVPVGGWAVIRFQANNPGIWLVHCHLETHLPWGLAMAFEVENGPEPWVLPPPPADLPQC
- the LOC100814779 gene encoding laccase-7 isoform X2, with product MKRLVFSLAWAFALLLACSLVSGAVVEHTFNIGNLTVSRLCNEEVITTVNGSLPGPTIYVEEGDTLVVHANNNSPYNITLHWHGIFQILTAWADGPESVTQCPIRPGGKYTYRFNITGQEGTLWWHSHSSFLRATVYGALIIRPRRGNSHPFPSVYQEVPILLGEWWNGNVVDVENNAIETGIGPNLSDAYTINGLPGDTYNCSQNQTYQLQVKHGETYLLRIINAALNAQHFFKIANHTFTVVAIDASYTQPYNTDVIILAPGQTVDAIITTNQTLGSYYMAFTPYHSAPGVSINNNITRGVVIYENATSASPVMPDLPAQTDTPTAHKFYTNITGLAGGPHWVPVPLNVDQHMLITFGIGLDHCPELDPEGCGGRNFRLSASMNNESFVLPKGLSMMEAFFRNVSGVYTRDFPDNPPFVFNYTDPTLETNGTDIAFAPKSTKVKPLTFNSTVQVVLQNTAILARENHPIHLHSFNFHVLAQGFGNYDSNVDESKFNLDNPQIRNTISVPVGGWAVIRFQANNPEGSVFGENSLIELASWIRGSSWGNSSMEMARHGPRGGFRHS